One segment of Palaemon carinicauda isolate YSFRI2023 chromosome 35, ASM3689809v2, whole genome shotgun sequence DNA contains the following:
- the LOC137627411 gene encoding pigment-dispersing hormone type 1-like codes for MQVKFLAVLVVMMVALCCVTFAQQDDILTERQIVAELAAQILRVTHGPWGAAMAQKRNSGMINSILGIPKVMTEAGKK; via the exons ATGCAGGTCAAGTTCCTCGCAGTCCTGGTGGTCATGATGGTTGCCCTCTGTTGCGTGACTTTTGCTCAACAGGACGACATACTCACCGAACGACAG ATCGTGGCAGAACTCGCAGCCCAAATCCTTCGAGTGACCCACGGCCCTTGGGGTGCAGCAATGGCACAGAAGCGCAACTCTGGAATGATTAATTCTATCCTTGGCATTCCTAAGGTCATGACAGAAGCCGGGAAGAAATAG